Within the Pelagovum pacificum genome, the region CGCTTCCAGGTCTCGAGCCAGACCCGTTTCCGCCCGGTGCGGGCCGCGTCCGGCGATTGACCGGGTGATGGGTTTCTAACCCATCCTACGAAAAAGGCCGGTCCCGAGGGGGCCGGCCTTTTCATTTTGCGATCAGCGCTCGTCCTCGGGCGGTTCCTGGCCGACACCCTCGAACACCTTCTTGAAGGGCAGCGCCCAGAGGATGCCGAGGACGGCATAGACGAGGAACTCGACCCAGATCGGCGGACGGCCGAGCAGGTTGAGGATGGTGACCGTCACGACAATGTAGACCGGCAGCCCGACCAGCAGGATCAGCAGCGCGCGGCGCCGTTTCTGCTTGTGCGTCAGGGCCATCAGTCGGCGAACGGATCGGTGACGAGGATCGTGTCTTCCCGCTCGGGCGAGGTCGAAACCAGTGCGACCGGGCACTGGATCAGCTCCTCGATCCGGCGGACGTACTTGATCGCCTCGGCCGGCAGGTCCGCCCAGCTGCGGGCGCCCGCAGTCGACTCGTTCCAGCCCTTGACCGTCTCGTAGACCGGCTCGACCCGGGCCTGCTGCTCGGAGGCAGTCGGCAGGTAGTCGAGCAGCTCGCCGTTCAGCCGGTAGCCGGTGCAGATCTTCAGCTCGTCGAACCCGTCCAGCACGTCGAGCTTGGTCAGCGCGATGCCGGACACGCCCGAGGTCGCGCAGGTCTGACGTACGAGGCACGCGTCGAACCAGCCGCAGCGGCGCTTGCGCCCCGTGGTGGTGCCGAACTCGTGCCCACGTTCTCCGAGGCGCTGGCCATCGTCATCGAACAGCTCCGTGGGGAACGGCCCCTCGCCGACGCGAGTGGTGTAGGCCTTCACGATGCCGAGTACGAAATCGATCGAGCCGGGACCGATCCCGGTGCCGGTCGCCGCCTGCCCCGCGATCACGTTCGAGGAGGTGACATAAGGATAGGTGCCGAAATCGATGTCGAGCAGCGCGCCCTGCGCACCTTCGAACAGGATTCGCTGACCGGCCTTGCGGCGGTCGTTCAGGACCTTCCAGACCGGCGCGGCATATTCGAGGATGCCGGGCGCGACCTCCCGCAGCTTCGCCAGAAGCGCGTCACGGTCCACAGGCTCGAGCCCCAGCCCGTTGCGCAGGGCATTGTGGTGAACGAGCGCGCGGTCGACCCGCCGCTCCAGCGTGGCATCGTCGGCGAGGTCGGCGACCCGGATGACCCGGCGCCCGACCTTGTCCTCGTAGGCCGGGCCGATGCCGCGCCCGGTGGTGCCGATCTTGGCGACGGAGTTCTGGCTCTCCCGCGCGCGGTCGAGTTCACCGTGAAACGGCAGGATCAGCGGGGTGTTCTCCGCGATCATCAGCGTCTCGGGCGTGATCTCCACCCCTTGGGCGCGGATCGTCTCGATCTCGCCGAGCAGGTGCCATGGGTCGAGCACGACCCCGTTGCCGATCACCGACAGCTTGCCACCGCGCACCACGCCGGAGGGCAGCGCGTGAAGCTTGTAGACCTCGCCGTCCACGACGAGCGTATGCCCGGCGTTGTGGCCGCCCTGAAACCGGGCGATGACGTCCGCCCGTTCGGACAGCCAGTCCACGATCTTGCCCTTGCCCTCGTCGCCCCACTGGGCGCCTACGACAACCACGTTGGCCATTGGCCCTGTCCTCCGCCGGAAAAACCGGCGCCGGTATAGGGCAAGCCGGAAGGGGGCGAAACCGCAATCTGTCGCCATCGCCCGCGCCGGGAAAACCGGGTGGACGGCACGCGCGCTCGCGGATTAGCTGGAGCCACCCGGAAAGAAGGACGTGTTCATGGGATTTCTCGTTCGCTGGCTGTTTGCGCTGATTCTGCTGGCCGCCACCTACAACCCGACCCAGTACAACTACGTCCGATTCTCGATGGCGAACTGGGACAGCAACACATCTATCGTTGTGCTGCTCGGGCTGCTGCTGCTCGTCGGCTTCATCATCTACGTCCGGGCAACCCTGCGATCGATCGGGCTGGCGGGAATGATCCTGATCCTCGCGCTCGTCGCCGCAATCGTCTGGGTCGCCTACGACCAGGGCTGGGTCAGCCTGCAGAACCCCTCCGCCAACACGTGGCTCGGCCTGTTCGCGATGAGCCTCGTGCTCGGCGTCGGCCTGTCTTGGTCGATCATCCGCAAGAAGCTGTCCGGCCAGATCGACATGGACGACGTGGACGAGTGAGCCACACCCGGCCGCAGGGGTCACGATCCCCGGATCCGGGGTTGCGTGACGAGAAGCGAGACTCTAGATACGGCCCGTTCCGGAACTGAAGGCCGATCCATGGAAACCGTCATTCTCGTTGTTCACCTGTTGCTCGCGCTGACCCTGATCGGCGTGGTCCTGATGCAGCGGTCCGAAGGTGGCGGTCTCGGCATCGGCGGCGGTGGCGGCGGCATGATGACCGGACGCTCGGCCGCGACCGCGCTCGGCAAGGTGACCTGGGGCCTCGCGATCGCCTTCATCTGCACGTCGATCGCGCTCACGATCATCGCAGCCAGCGACAGTGCGACGGGATCGGTTCTCGACCGGATCACCGAGCAGCCGGCGGCGGATGAGCCCGCGCCGACGCTCCCCGGCCTCGATGGCGAAAGCCTGCTGCCGCCGACCCCCGGCGAGAGCACCACCGACTCGCTGGTCCCGGAGGCCGACTAACCCTCTAATCCACAATTTGTTGAAGGTCGGTCTCGCCGACCAACAGCATATTGCGTCCCGACTTGCGGCCGGTTCACGAATCGGACTATCATGGAACCCCGTGATACCGACGTCCTCGACGTTCGGGACCCCTCGAAATTTGGCTGAACATGCATCAGCATCACGGGAGATAACCGCACATGGCGCGCTTCGTATTCATCACCGGCGGTGTGGTTTCGTCCCTTGGGAAGGGCCTCGCCTCGGCGGCACTTGGCGCGCTTCTGCAGGCCCGTGGCTTCTCCGTCAGGCTCCGCAAGCTCGACCCCTATCTCAACGTCGACCCCGGCACGATGAGCCCGTTCGAACATGGTGAGGTCTTCGTCACCGACGACGGCGCTGAGACCGACCTCGACCTCGGTCACTATGAGCGTTTCACCGGCGTCGCGGCACGCAAGACCGATTCCGTCAGTTCGGGCCGCATCTATTCGAACGTGTTGGAGAAAGAGCGCCGCGGCGACTACCTCGGCAAGACGATTCAGGTCATCCCGCACGTCACCAACGAGATCAAGGACTTCATCGCCATCGGCGAGGACGAGGTCGACTTCATGCTCTGCGAGATCGGCGGCACCGTCGGCGACATCGAGGGCCTGCCCTTCTTCGAGGCGATCCGCCAGTTCTCCCACGACAAACCGCGCGGCCAGTGCATTTTCATGCACCTCACGCTGCTGCCCTATCTCGCCGCCTCGGGTGAGCTGAAGACCAAGCCGACGCAGCACTCCGTCAAGGAGCTTCAGTCGATCGGGATCGCGCCCGACATCCTCGTCTGCCGGTCCGAGCAGCCGATCCCGCACAAGGAGCGCGAGAAGATCGCGCTGTTCTGCAACGTGCGCTCCGATGCCGTGGTGCCGGCCTATGACCTCAATTCGATCTACGAGGCCCCCCTCGCCTATCACCGCGAGGGGCTGGACCAGGCGGTGCTCGACGCATTCGGCATCTCGCCCGCGCCGAAGCCGAACCTCGACCGCTGGTACGACGTGGCCGACCGGATCGAGAACCCGGAAGGCGAGGTGAAGGTCGCGATCGTTGGCAAGTACGTCCAGCTCGAGGACGCCTACAAGTCTATCAAGGAAGCGCTGACTCACGGTGGCATGGCCAACCGCGTGAAGGTCAACGTGGAGTGGGTCGATGCCGAGGTCTTCGACCGCGAAGACGCCGCGCCCCACCTCGAGGGCTATCACGCGATCCTCGTCCCCGGCGGCTTCGGCGAGCGTGGAACGGAAGGCAAGATCAAGGCCGCCCAGTTCGCACGCGAGCGCAAGGTACCCTACCTCGGCATCTGCCTCGGCATGCAGATGGCGGTGATCGAGGCGGCCCGCAACGTCGCCGGCGTGGCGACCGCAGGGTCCGAGGAATTTGACCATGAGGCCGGCAAGAAGCGGTTCGAGCCGGTCGTGTACCACCTGAAGGAATGGGTGCAGGGCAACCACAAGGTCGAGCGCAAGGCAGACGACGACAAGGGCGGCACCATGCGCCTCGGCGCTTACGACGCGGTCCTGACCGAGGGGTCACGTGTGGCAGAGGTCTACGGCGCAACCGGCATCGAGGAGCGTCATCGCCACCGCTACGAGGTCGACACCAAGTACAAGGACCGGCTCGAGGACAAGGGCCTCTGCTTCTCCGGCATGAGCCCCGACGGACGCCTGCCCGAGATCGTGGAGTGGACGGACCACCCGTGGTTTATCGGCGTGCAGTTCCACCCGGAGCTGAAGTCCAAGCCCTTCGCGCCGCACCCGCTGTTCGCGGATTTCGTCCGCGCGGCGGTCGAGAACTCCCGGCTGGTCTGATCGGTCGCTTTCAGGTTTCCCACCTGCGAGGCGCCATGAGGCACCACGCAGGTCTCTGACCTTGCACTATTCCGATCAGGCGGCTCCCTGAACTTCGGGCTTCTGCTCTTTCGCCGGCTCGGACCGTGCTTTG harbors:
- a CDS encoding DUF2842 domain-containing protein, whose amino-acid sequence is MALTHKQKRRRALLILLVGLPVYIVVTVTILNLLGRPPIWVEFLVYAVLGILWALPFKKVFEGVGQEPPEDER
- a CDS encoding adenylosuccinate synthase translates to MANVVVVGAQWGDEGKGKIVDWLSERADVIARFQGGHNAGHTLVVDGEVYKLHALPSGVVRGGKLSVIGNGVVLDPWHLLGEIETIRAQGVEITPETLMIAENTPLILPFHGELDRARESQNSVAKIGTTGRGIGPAYEDKVGRRVIRVADLADDATLERRVDRALVHHNALRNGLGLEPVDRDALLAKLREVAPGILEYAAPVWKVLNDRRKAGQRILFEGAQGALLDIDFGTYPYVTSSNVIAGQAATGTGIGPGSIDFVLGIVKAYTTRVGEGPFPTELFDDDGQRLGERGHEFGTTTGRKRRCGWFDACLVRQTCATSGVSGIALTKLDVLDGFDELKICTGYRLNGELLDYLPTASEQQARVEPVYETVKGWNESTAGARSWADLPAEAIKYVRRIEELIQCPVALVSTSPEREDTILVTDPFAD
- a CDS encoding DUF6524 family protein; its protein translation is MGFLVRWLFALILLAATYNPTQYNYVRFSMANWDSNTSIVVLLGLLLLVGFIIYVRATLRSIGLAGMILILALVAAIVWVAYDQGWVSLQNPSANTWLGLFAMSLVLGVGLSWSIIRKKLSGQIDMDDVDE
- the secG gene encoding preprotein translocase subunit SecG; amino-acid sequence: METVILVVHLLLALTLIGVVLMQRSEGGGLGIGGGGGGMMTGRSAATALGKVTWGLAIAFICTSIALTIIAASDSATGSVLDRITEQPAADEPAPTLPGLDGESLLPPTPGESTTDSLVPEAD
- a CDS encoding CTP synthase, producing the protein MARFVFITGGVVSSLGKGLASAALGALLQARGFSVRLRKLDPYLNVDPGTMSPFEHGEVFVTDDGAETDLDLGHYERFTGVAARKTDSVSSGRIYSNVLEKERRGDYLGKTIQVIPHVTNEIKDFIAIGEDEVDFMLCEIGGTVGDIEGLPFFEAIRQFSHDKPRGQCIFMHLTLLPYLAASGELKTKPTQHSVKELQSIGIAPDILVCRSEQPIPHKEREKIALFCNVRSDAVVPAYDLNSIYEAPLAYHREGLDQAVLDAFGISPAPKPNLDRWYDVADRIENPEGEVKVAIVGKYVQLEDAYKSIKEALTHGGMANRVKVNVEWVDAEVFDREDAAPHLEGYHAILVPGGFGERGTEGKIKAAQFARERKVPYLGICLGMQMAVIEAARNVAGVATAGSEEFDHEAGKKRFEPVVYHLKEWVQGNHKVERKADDDKGGTMRLGAYDAVLTEGSRVAEVYGATGIEERHRHRYEVDTKYKDRLEDKGLCFSGMSPDGRLPEIVEWTDHPWFIGVQFHPELKSKPFAPHPLFADFVRAAVENSRLV